DNA from Actinoplanes sp. SE50/110:
GTGCGCTGGTTTTCGTGGGCATCCGCGCCCGTCTGGAGGAATACCGGTGATGCGTGCCCGTCTCGCCCTGATCGTCACCGCGGCGCTGCTGCTCGGCTCAGCCGGCTGCGCCGGCGACTCGTCGCCGCGCTACGACGCCACCCCCGGCCCCACCACCAGCGGCGGCACGGTGATCGACGCCGCGCCCGGCCCGTCCACCGGCGCCACGCCGGCCCCGGACACCTCCTGCAACCCGCGGGCCAGCCTGCGGCCGAGCGGCGCCCTGCCGCAGCCGGGCGCGATGCCGGCCGCCTCGCTGATGGCCCAGATCCGGCAGCGCGGCCGGCTGATCCTCGGCACCAGCCAGGACACCCTGCTGTTCAGCTCGCGCAACCCGCAGACCGGCAAGGTCGAGGGGTTCGACGTCGACATGGCCCGGCTGGTCGCCCAGGCGATCTTCGGCGACCGGGACAAGGTGCAGATCAAGGTGATCCCGTACAACGAGCGGGTCAACGCGGTGCTGCGCGGCGACGTGGACCTGGTCGCCGACACGATGACCGCGAACTGCGCCCGGTGGAAGGACGTGGACTTCTCCACGACGTACTACGAGGCCGGGCAGAAGGTGCTGGTCAAGATCAACTCTACGGCGACCGGGATCGAGGACCTGGCCGGGCAGAAGGTGTGCGCGGCGACCGGCTCGACGTCGTACGACACCATCGCCAGGGTGCGGACCAAGCCGATCCCGGTCGCCAAGCCCACCTTCGGCGACTGCCTGGTCGCCTTCCAGCAGAACGAGGTGGACGCCATCTCCACCGACGACACCATCCTGGCCGGGATGGCCGCCCAGGACCCGTATGCGAAGGTGGTCGGCCAGCGATACACCGAGGAGCCGTACGGGATGGCGATGAACAAGCAGCACCCGGAGTTCACCCGGTTCGTCAACGCGGTGCTCGACCGGGCCCGGCAGGACGGCACCTGGGCGAAAACGTACGAGACATGGCTGGGCCGCTTCGGCGCGGCGCCGAAGCCGCCGGCGGCACAGTACCGATGACGGCACCATCGGTAGCCCCCGCCGACGCCGAGCTGGCGCGCCTCGAGACCGCGGTCGAAGCCATGTCGCGCAACCTCGTCGAGCTCGACCAGCTGCCGGCCCGCCAGGAGCTGGACGCCGCGACGCTGACCGGCCGGACGGCGGCCGAGTGGGCCGACGCGAGCGTCGCGATGGCCGCGCTCTGGGACGGTTTCCGGATGCTCTCCGAGTCGATCGCGCGTGCCCAGTCGCTGCGCGCCCAGCGGCGGCTCAGCGACAGTGACCGGGCCACCTACGTGCACGTCGTGCTCGGCCCGTCGATCCTTCTCTCCACCACCACGGTGCCGCTGGCCCAGCGCGGGCTGCTCGGCGCCGGGCAGGTCACCACCACCTGCTCACCGGCCGAGTTGCTGGCCGCGATGGAGCGCTCGTTCAGCACCGCCGTCGACGTCGCCACCCGGGCCTCGGAGGCCTGGCAGCGGCTGCTGCCGGCGGCCGGCGAGGTGGCCGACGCGCTGCAGCGGGCCCGGCGGCTCAGCCGGGAGGCGGGCGCGCCCACCGCGCTGCTCGACCAGGCCGACCGGCTGCTCGGCGACCTGACCGGCACGCTGGCCGGCGACCCGCTCGGCGCCGACCCGGCGATCCTGCAGCGGGTCCGTGACCTGCTGCAGCGGGCCGACGCGGAGCGCACCTCGGCGGCCGAGCTGCGCGACTCGCTGCACCGCCGGCTGGCCGACGCCCGCGACCGGGCCGACGAGTTGGACCGCGCGGAGCGGGAGGCGATCCGGGCCCGGGAGCGGGTCGACGGCCGGTTCGCGGCCGACCGGATCGCCACGGTCCGCGCCGTGAACCTGCGACCCGACCTGGCCGCGGTCGAGGCGCTCGCGGCCGCCGGCCAGTGGGCGCTGATCAGCCCCCGGCTGGCCCGCTGGTCGCGGGAGGCCGGGGAGCGGCTGGCCGCGCTCGCCGCGGTGCGTCACCACAACGACCGGTTGCTCGCCGACCGGGACGAGCTGCGCGGCCGGCTCAGCGCCTACCAGGCCAAGGCGCTGCGCCACGGTCTCGGCGAACACCCCCGGCTCACCCCGCTCGCCGAGCGGGCCCGGACCCTTCTGCACACCGCGCCCTGCGAGCTGGAGCAGGCTCGGCGCGCGGTCGACGCGTACCAGGAAATGCTCACCGCCACGATCGCGAGGGATGCCCGGTCATGAAATGTCAGCGGGACGGGTGCGGCGGCACCATCGAGGACGGCTACTGCGACAACTGCGGCCTGGCCCCGGCCACCACACCGGCGGCGGCGCCCAGCGCGGCGGGGCCCAGCGTTGCGGCGGCCAGCGCTGCGGCGGCGGCACCGGCGGGCGGCACGTGCCGGCGCGACGGCTGCGGCGGCACCATCGAGGACGGCTACTGC
Protein-coding regions in this window:
- a CDS encoding glutamate ABC transporter substrate-binding protein, coding for MRARLALIVTAALLLGSAGCAGDSSPRYDATPGPTTSGGTVIDAAPGPSTGATPAPDTSCNPRASLRPSGALPQPGAMPAASLMAQIRQRGRLILGTSQDTLLFSSRNPQTGKVEGFDVDMARLVAQAIFGDRDKVQIKVIPYNERVNAVLRGDVDLVADTMTANCARWKDVDFSTTYYEAGQKVLVKINSTATGIEDLAGQKVCAATGSTSYDTIARVRTKPIPVAKPTFGDCLVAFQQNEVDAISTDDTILAGMAAQDPYAKVVGQRYTEEPYGMAMNKQHPEFTRFVNAVLDRARQDGTWAKTYETWLGRFGAAPKPPAAQYR